A portion of the Celeribacter baekdonensis genome contains these proteins:
- the ccoG gene encoding cytochrome c oxidase accessory protein CcoG — MLHELYRYPPEDKLYAAREPIFPRRVKGYFRTLKWVIMAVTLGIYYLSPWIRWDRGPQLPDQAILIDLAGRRFYFFWIEIWPHEFYFIAGLLIMAGLGLFLFTSAAGRVWCGYACPQTVWTDLFILVERWIEGDRNARLRLHRQKKWDLRKVRLRIVKYISWIVIGLATGGAWVFYFTDAPTLLVDLVTGHAHPAAYLTMGVLTATTVFFGAIAREQICIYACPWPRIQAAMMDEDTLTVAYRHWRGEPRGKHRKGAGADQLGDCIDCMACVNVCPMGIDIRDGQQLECITCALCIDACDDMMDKIGKPRGLIDYMALTDEPREISGEPTKPVWKHILRPRTILYTVLWAAVGFGLVFALFIRSDIDMTVAPVRNPTYVMQSDGAIRNIYDLRLRNKHGETREFRVSVSGDANLTVTLQGGDTTAGDTIAVNADEMRIVRAYVEAPAGSDAANSEREEFSFWVEDVASSERVSVDSVFNGKGN, encoded by the coding sequence ATGCTCCATGAGCTCTACCGATACCCCCCCGAAGACAAACTTTACGCTGCCCGTGAGCCGATCTTTCCGCGTCGCGTGAAAGGCTATTTCCGGACCCTCAAATGGGTCATTATGGCGGTCACTTTGGGGATTTATTATCTCTCGCCTTGGATTCGTTGGGATCGTGGTCCGCAATTGCCGGATCAGGCGATTCTCATCGACCTCGCCGGTCGTCGCTTTTACTTCTTCTGGATCGAAATCTGGCCGCATGAATTTTACTTCATTGCAGGCCTGTTGATCATGGCCGGGCTTGGCCTGTTCCTGTTTACCTCGGCTGCGGGGCGCGTGTGGTGTGGCTATGCCTGCCCGCAAACCGTATGGACCGACCTGTTTATCCTCGTTGAGCGCTGGATCGAAGGGGATCGCAACGCGCGCCTGCGGTTGCACCGTCAGAAAAAATGGGACCTGCGTAAAGTTCGCCTGCGGATCGTCAAATATATTTCGTGGATTGTGATTGGTCTCGCGACCGGCGGGGCTTGGGTGTTTTATTTCACCGATGCCCCAACGTTGTTGGTTGACCTTGTGACGGGCCATGCCCATCCGGCGGCCTATTTGACCATGGGTGTTTTGACCGCCACCACAGTCTTTTTCGGCGCTATCGCCCGTGAACAAATCTGTATCTACGCTTGCCCATGGCCGCGGATTCAGGCCGCGATGATGGACGAAGACACGCTGACTGTGGCTTACCGCCATTGGCGCGGCGAACCGCGTGGCAAACACCGCAAGGGCGCAGGCGCGGACCAATTGGGGGATTGCATCGACTGTATGGCCTGTGTGAACGTCTGTCCAATGGGCATCGACATCCGCGATGGTCAGCAACTCGAATGCATCACCTGCGCGCTCTGCATTGATGCCTGCGATGACATGATGGACAAAATCGGCAAGCCGCGGGGCCTGATCGACTATATGGCGCTGACTGATGAGCCGCGCGAAATCTCCGGCGAGCCGACAAAACCGGTGTGGAAACACATCCTGCGCCCGCGTACGATCCTGTACACCGTGCTTTGGGCCGCTGTTGGATTTGGTCTGGTCTTTGCTCTCTTTATTCGCTCGGACATCGACATGACCGTCGCCCCCGTACGCAATCCGACCTATGTCATGCAATCCGATGGGGCGATCCGCAATATTTACGACCTGCGTTTGCGCAACAAACATGGCGAAACGCGTGAGTTCCGCGTGAGCGTCTCTGGCGACGCCAACTTGACGGTGACGTTGCAGGGCGGCGACACTACGGCGGGCGATACTATTGCAGTGAACGCCGATGAAATGCGCATCGTGCGGGCCTATGTTGAGGCACCCGCAGGGTCCGACGCCGCAAATTCCGAACGCGAAGAGTTTTCGTTCTGGGTCGAAGATGTGGCAAGCTCCGAACGGGTCTCCGTCGACTCGGTCTTCAACGGCAAAGGAAACTAA
- a CDS encoding cbb3-type cytochrome oxidase subunit 3, with the protein MDYHILREFADSWVLLAMFVFFVAVIVWAFRPGSRKEYQDVSTSIFRNEDTPAEKEART; encoded by the coding sequence ATGGACTATCATATCCTTCGTGAATTTGCCGACAGCTGGGTGCTGCTTGCGATGTTCGTGTTCTTTGTCGCGGTGATTGTCTGGGCGTTCCGCCCGGGCTCGCGCAAAGAATATCAAGACGTCTCGACCAGCATCTTCCGCAACGAAGACACACCCGCCGAAAAGGAGGCGAGGACATGA
- the ccoO gene encoding cytochrome-c oxidase, cbb3-type subunit II, producing the protein MALIDKHKIIETNGTLLMVGALLVVTIGGIVEIAPLFYLENTIEDVEGVRPYSPLELTGREIYVREGCYVCHSQMIRPMRDEVERYGHYSLAAESKYDHPFQWGSKRTGPDLARVGGRYSDAWHVDHMTDPQSVVPESVMPKYGFLADRYIDAEYIQDLMSTHRIVGVPYTDEMIEVAQADFAAQADPDSDYDGLMARYPKAVVSNFDGQPGITEMDALIAYLQMLGTLVDFSTFTPDASR; encoded by the coding sequence ATGGCTCTCATTGACAAGCATAAGATCATTGAAACCAACGGCACCCTCCTTATGGTCGGCGCACTTTTGGTGGTCACCATTGGCGGGATCGTAGAGATCGCCCCCCTTTTCTACCTCGAAAACACCATCGAGGATGTCGAAGGCGTGCGTCCCTATTCCCCGCTTGAACTGACCGGTCGTGAAATCTACGTCCGCGAAGGCTGCTACGTCTGTCACTCTCAGATGATCCGCCCGATGCGCGACGAAGTAGAACGGTACGGCCACTACTCTCTGGCAGCGGAGTCGAAATACGACCACCCGTTCCAGTGGGGCTCCAAACGCACCGGCCCGGATTTGGCCCGTGTGGGCGGTCGCTATTCCGATGCGTGGCATGTCGATCACATGACCGATCCACAGTCGGTGGTGCCTGAGTCGGTTATGCCGAAATATGGCTTCCTCGCGGATCGTTATATCGACGCGGAATACATTCAGGACCTGATGTCGACTCATCGGATCGTGGGTGTGCCCTACACCGACGAAATGATCGAAGTGGCGCAAGCGGACTTTGCCGCGCAGGCCGATCCCGACAGTGACTATGACGGGTTGATGGCCCGTTATCCCAAAGCCGTTGTGTCCAACTTCGACGGTCAACCCGGTATCACTGAGATGGATGCTCTGATCGCCTACTTGCAGATGCTTGGCACATTGGTCGACTTCTCGACCTTTACGCCTGATGCATCGCGCTAA
- the ccoN gene encoding cytochrome-c oxidase, cbb3-type subunit I: MWNYIKLAVLGIAVVLFGLAANYGRDFGYQVHALIFMAAAAITFIYTLRTTGDVKAQPEGYFDGVVRYGVIATAGWGVVGFLVGTFIAFQLAFPSLNFEFLQGHGNFGRLRPLHTSAVIFAFGGNALIASSFYVVQRTSAARLFGGGLGWFVFWGYNLFIVLAATGYVLGVTQSKEYAEPEWYIDLWLTIVWVAYLVTFMGTIFKRKEKHIYVANWFYLSFIVTIAMLHIVNNLVIPVSFLGSRSVMVMSGVQDAMTQWWYGHNAVGFFLTAGFLGMMYYFVPKQAERPVFSYKLSIIHFWALIFLYIWAGPHHLHYTALPDWASTLGMVFSIVLWMPSWGGMINGLMTLSGAWDKLRTDPVIRMMVISVGFYGMSTFEGPMMSIRAVNSLSHYTDWTIGHVHSGALGWNGMITFGALYFLTPRLWNRDRLYSLGLVSWHFWLATIGIVLYAASMWVTGIMEGLMWREVDSQGFLVNAFADTVSAKHPMYVVRAMGGVLYLTGALIMCYNLIMTVRRSPAKADVPAMAPAE, from the coding sequence ATGTGGAACTACATTAAGTTGGCAGTGCTGGGGATCGCCGTGGTCCTATTCGGCCTTGCTGCAAACTACGGGCGCGATTTTGGCTATCAAGTCCACGCGCTTATTTTCATGGCCGCGGCGGCCATTACATTCATCTACACCCTGCGGACAACAGGCGACGTCAAAGCACAGCCCGAAGGCTACTTTGATGGCGTCGTGCGCTACGGTGTTATCGCAACTGCCGGCTGGGGCGTTGTGGGCTTCCTGGTGGGGACGTTTATTGCCTTCCAGCTCGCTTTTCCGAGCCTCAACTTCGAGTTCCTGCAAGGTCACGGCAACTTTGGACGCTTGCGTCCGCTGCACACCTCTGCGGTGATTTTCGCGTTTGGCGGCAACGCCTTGATCGCGTCGTCTTTCTACGTGGTACAACGCACCTCCGCGGCACGCCTGTTCGGTGGCGGTCTTGGGTGGTTTGTGTTCTGGGGCTACAACTTGTTCATCGTGCTGGCGGCGACGGGGTATGTCTTGGGTGTGACCCAATCCAAAGAATACGCTGAGCCGGAATGGTACATCGACCTGTGGCTGACCATCGTTTGGGTCGCTTATCTCGTCACCTTCATGGGCACGATCTTTAAGCGTAAAGAAAAGCACATCTACGTGGCGAACTGGTTCTACCTGTCGTTCATCGTGACCATCGCGATGCTGCACATCGTCAACAACCTGGTGATCCCTGTCTCCTTCCTGGGCTCGCGCTCTGTGATGGTGATGTCTGGCGTTCAGGATGCGATGACGCAGTGGTGGTACGGTCACAACGCTGTGGGCTTCTTCCTCACCGCAGGTTTCTTGGGCATGATGTACTACTTTGTGCCGAAACAAGCCGAGCGTCCGGTGTTCTCCTACAAACTGTCGATCATTCACTTCTGGGCTTTGATCTTTCTGTACATCTGGGCTGGTCCGCACCACTTGCACTACACCGCTCTGCCGGATTGGGCTTCGACCCTCGGTATGGTGTTCTCCATCGTGCTATGGATGCCGTCCTGGGGTGGTATGATCAACGGTCTGATGACGCTGTCTGGCGCATGGGACAAGCTGCGCACCGACCCGGTTATCCGGATGATGGTGATCTCCGTGGGCTTCTACGGCATGTCGACCTTTGAAGGTCCGATGATGTCAATCCGCGCCGTGAACTCTTTGTCTCACTATACCGACTGGACCATCGGCCACGTGCACTCCGGTGCTTTGGGCTGGAACGGTATGATCACCTTCGGTGCTCTCTACTTCCTCACCCCGCGCCTGTGGAACCGGGATCGTCTCTATTCGCTTGGCCTCGTGTCCTGGCACTTCTGGCTCGCCACCATTGGCATCGTGTTGTACGCGGCATCCATGTGGGTGACGGGTATCATGGAAGGCCTGATGTGGCGCGAAGTCGACAGCCAAGGTTTCCTCGTGAACGCCTTTGCCGACACCGTGTCCGCCAAACATCCGATGTATGTGGTTCGTGCGATGGGTGGGGTTCTCTATCTCACTGGTGCACTCATCATGTGCTACAACCTGATCATGACTGTGCGTCGTAGCCCTGCAAAAGCAGACGTTCCGGCCATGGCTCCGGCCGAATAA
- a CDS encoding FixH family protein, whose translation MREITGKHVLIGTVSAFTVIIGVNIFMAVQAVRTFPGLEVKNSYVASQTFDHDKALQEALGWTIEADDEDGKLYIFIRDANGNPVEAAEMGGTLGRATNVVEDQTPEFTFNGEAYVAETGVLAEGNWNYRMVATAQDGTPFKQRVIIHVKR comes from the coding sequence ATGCGCGAAATCACTGGCAAACATGTTCTCATTGGGACCGTGTCCGCCTTTACCGTGATCATCGGGGTCAATATTTTCATGGCGGTTCAGGCCGTGCGGACCTTCCCCGGTCTCGAGGTCAAAAACTCCTATGTTGCCTCGCAGACCTTTGATCACGACAAGGCGTTGCAAGAGGCGCTGGGGTGGACCATCGAGGCCGATGATGAAGATGGCAAACTGTACATCTTTATCCGCGATGCGAATGGCAACCCGGTGGAAGCCGCCGAAATGGGCGGCACACTGGGCCGGGCCACCAATGTTGTCGAGGATCAAACGCCTGAATTTACGTTTAACGGGGAGGCGTATGTGGCCGAAACCGGGGTGCTGGCTGAGGGCAATTGGAACTACCGGATGGTCGCCACCGCACAGGATGGGACGCCGTTCAAACAGCGTGTTATCATTCACGTCAAACGCTAA
- the ccoP gene encoding cytochrome-c oxidase, cbb3-type subunit III, with translation MSKKDVETTGHSWDGIEELNNPLPRWWLMVFYACIIWAIAYSIAMPAWPGIKSATAGMLGWSTRAEVAKDIASFEEMNAGVNAELASADVTTIDVNSDLHNYGVNMGAAVFRANCSQCHGSGAAGNVGYPNLLDNDWLWGGTIDEVAYTIQHGVRNETDEARYSEMPRFGADELLEPAQIDQVVEYVLSLSGQDNDAAMATEGAVVFADNCAACHLEDGTGDIFQGAPNLTDAIWLYGGDRATIKETVTNARFGVMPAWGQRLSQAEVNAAALYVHQLGGGQ, from the coding sequence ATGAGCAAAAAAGATGTGGAAACAACAGGCCACTCCTGGGATGGGATTGAAGAACTCAACAACCCCCTCCCACGCTGGTGGTTGATGGTCTTTTATGCCTGTATCATTTGGGCCATCGCTTACTCGATCGCGATGCCTGCATGGCCGGGGATCAAAAGTGCAACTGCTGGGATGCTTGGCTGGTCCACTCGGGCAGAAGTGGCCAAAGACATCGCCTCGTTTGAGGAGATGAACGCGGGCGTGAACGCCGAGTTGGCCTCTGCCGATGTCACGACAATCGATGTGAACTCGGATCTGCACAACTACGGCGTCAACATGGGTGCCGCTGTGTTCCGGGCCAATTGTTCTCAGTGCCACGGTTCCGGTGCTGCCGGCAACGTCGGCTATCCGAACCTTTTGGACAACGATTGGCTTTGGGGGGGGACGATTGATGAGGTCGCCTACACCATCCAACACGGTGTGCGAAACGAAACCGATGAGGCGCGCTACTCCGAGATGCCGCGTTTTGGCGCTGACGAGTTGCTTGAACCGGCTCAGATTGATCAAGTGGTTGAATATGTCCTGTCGCTGTCCGGTCAGGACAACGATGCGGCCATGGCCACCGAAGGCGCCGTTGTGTTCGCTGACAACTGTGCGGCGTGCCACCTTGAGGACGGCACGGGCGACATCTTCCAAGGTGCGCCGAATCTGACCGACGCGATTTGGCTCTATGGTGGCGATCGTGCCACCATCAAAGAAACCGTCACCAACGCCCGTTTTGGCGTGATGCCGGCTTGGGGTCAGCGTCTGTCTCAGGCTGAGGTCAACGCGGCCGCGCTTTACGTCCACCAACTGGGCGGCGGCCAATAA
- a CDS encoding heavy metal translocating P-type ATPase, whose translation MSEVQISACPACVAGPAAKDVAHARDVRDTRFVLSLPAIYCAACISGVERELTKQPGVRAARVNLTLKRAHIEADEDVSVDDLVGALTRAGYEAYELDAGAISATETDRRGRAILTRIAVSGFAMMNVMLLSVAVWSGASDVTRDMFHWISAAIALPTIAYAAQPFFFSALTALKAKRLNMDVPISLAILLAGGMSLYETFESGAHAYFDAALSLTFFLLAGRYLDYRTRSVARSAAEELAALEVPRVTLADGRVISITEVEKGALIRVVPGARVPVDGIVMDGASEVDRSWLTGESLPALAEVDTIVSAGEVNLTGPLVVKVTAAGEDSSLHRMADLVAMAETSRNRYTSLADRAARIYAPAVHLLALGAFIGWMIATGGDVRHALNIAVAVLIITCPCALGLAVPAVTTAASGRLFRAGMLIKSSTALERLAEVDTVVFDKTGTLTEGRPELSNLSDIPPRARGIAMALASGSAHPLSFALFAATRAADVIPAKLTDIREVPGQGIEARYDGSSVRLGRAAWLNAVAKPQTATYLKIGDETPLAFTFVDHLRDGAAEAVAALKRQGKDVVLLSGDTAAAVADIAHRVGIAAWDADCLPEGKALRVAELTRSGRKVLMVGDGLNDTAALAAAHVSISPASALEATRVVSDMVLLGKSLAPLGEATRVSISATRRIKENFAIAAGYNMIAIPIALAGFATPLAAALAMSVSSITVSLNALRLRGKS comes from the coding sequence ATGTCTGAGGTTCAGATTTCGGCCTGTCCCGCCTGTGTGGCGGGACCAGCCGCAAAGGATGTTGCTCATGCACGTGATGTGCGCGACACCCGGTTTGTGCTCTCTTTGCCCGCGATTTATTGTGCGGCCTGTATTTCCGGCGTCGAACGCGAGTTGACCAAACAGCCCGGTGTGCGCGCAGCAAGGGTCAACTTGACGCTCAAACGCGCACATATTGAGGCGGACGAAGACGTCTCTGTCGACGATCTCGTGGGGGCGCTGACCCGCGCCGGATATGAGGCCTATGAACTCGACGCGGGCGCGATTTCGGCGACTGAAACCGACCGCCGAGGCCGCGCCATTCTGACCCGCATTGCCGTGTCCGGCTTTGCCATGATGAACGTCATGCTTCTGTCGGTCGCGGTCTGGTCCGGGGCCTCAGATGTCACGCGCGACATGTTCCATTGGATCTCTGCCGCCATCGCGCTCCCGACCATCGCCTATGCCGCTCAGCCGTTCTTTTTCTCAGCCCTCACCGCTCTTAAAGCCAAGCGCCTCAACATGGATGTGCCGATTTCCTTGGCCATCCTTTTGGCGGGCGGCATGTCTTTGTATGAGACCTTTGAATCCGGCGCGCATGCCTATTTCGACGCCGCTTTGTCACTGACCTTCTTTTTGCTTGCGGGCCGGTATCTGGACTACCGCACTCGCTCCGTCGCCCGCTCTGCCGCCGAAGAACTCGCCGCCCTCGAAGTCCCGCGCGTGACCTTGGCCGATGGTCGGGTGATCTCGATCACCGAGGTTGAAAAGGGCGCGTTGATCCGTGTTGTCCCCGGCGCTCGCGTGCCCGTGGACGGGATCGTCATGGACGGCGCCTCTGAGGTGGATCGCTCTTGGTTGACAGGGGAAAGTCTTCCCGCGCTGGCCGAGGTGGACACGATCGTGTCCGCCGGAGAAGTCAATCTGACCGGGCCTTTGGTGGTTAAAGTCACAGCGGCGGGCGAAGACAGCTCACTGCACCGCATGGCCGATTTGGTGGCGATGGCTGAAACCTCGCGCAATCGCTACACCTCTTTGGCGGACCGCGCCGCGCGGATTTATGCGCCTGCGGTTCACCTTTTGGCGCTTGGCGCGTTCATTGGCTGGATGATTGCCACGGGGGGGGACGTTCGTCATGCCCTGAACATCGCTGTGGCCGTGTTGATCATCACCTGTCCCTGTGCATTGGGCCTTGCCGTGCCTGCGGTCACCACCGCCGCCTCTGGCCGATTGTTCCGCGCCGGGATGTTGATCAAATCCTCCACGGCACTTGAACGTCTGGCCGAGGTTGATACCGTGGTTTTCGACAAAACGGGCACCTTGACCGAAGGTCGCCCCGAACTGTCAAATCTGTCCGACATCCCGCCGCGTGCCCGTGGCATCGCCATGGCTTTGGCATCTGGTTCGGCGCATCCTTTGTCCTTTGCGCTGTTTGCCGCGACGCGCGCCGCCGATGTCATTCCCGCCAAACTGACCGACATTCGCGAAGTGCCGGGGCAGGGGATTGAGGCGCGTTATGATGGTTCGTCGGTGCGACTGGGCCGTGCGGCATGGCTCAATGCCGTGGCCAAGCCCCAAACTGCCACCTATCTTAAAATCGGCGATGAGACCCCTTTGGCCTTTACCTTTGTTGACCATTTGCGTGATGGCGCGGCTGAGGCAGTGGCAGCGCTCAAACGCCAAGGCAAAGATGTTGTGTTGTTGTCGGGTGATACCGCTGCGGCTGTGGCCGACATTGCACATCGCGTCGGAATCGCCGCATGGGATGCCGATTGCTTGCCCGAAGGCAAAGCCCTGCGCGTTGCCGAACTCACCCGGTCTGGCCGCAAAGTGTTGATGGTCGGGGATGGTCTCAATGACACCGCCGCCTTGGCTGCCGCTCATGTGTCGATCTCTCCAGCCTCCGCCCTTGAGGCCACGCGGGTCGTCTCCGACATGGTGCTTTTGGGCAAATCGCTCGCACCGTTGGGCGAGGCGACGCGCGTTTCGATTTCTGCCACCCGCCGCATCAAAGAAAACTTTGCCATTGCGGCAGGCTACAACATGATCGCCATTCCGATTGCTTTGGCGGGCTTTGCCACCCCATTGGCCGCAGCCCTTGCGATGTCGGTCAGTTCCATCACGGTCTCGCTCAACGCGCTGCGCCTCAGAGGTAAATCATGA
- the hemN gene encoding oxygen-independent coproporphyrinogen III oxidase, with product MNTHTQLRKLGLFDARVPRYTSYPTAPHFSDATSAGDVEGWLKALDPSQPISLYVHVPFCRRLCWFCACRTQGTTTAGPVAAYVETLKAELALLKARLPDGIKIGHLHWGGGTPTLLEAGMIADLSAAIRDVAPFAERYEFSVEVDPNEVDDARLDALAAAGMNRASIGVQDFDPAIQETIGRIQSYETTKAAVDGLRARGITSLNADILYGLPGQTPEKIAESVQKLLTLSPDRVALFGYAHVPWMARRQNMIPTDELPRPEERLDLFNVARDLFVWDDYVEIGIDHFAKKGDGLEVALRTGTLRRNFQGYTDDKCPTMVGVGASSIAKYPQGFAQNHPATSKYQADVRAGRLPIAKGHTFSPEDHLRGRIIEALMCDFRVEVAELIQNHGLSQAEFEAFAKGVSDAFPGMLATSSERIVILDVARPLTRMIARHFDAYDMTQAKHSSAV from the coding sequence ATGAACACGCACACGCAACTCCGCAAGCTCGGCCTTTTTGACGCTCGTGTCCCCCGGTACACAAGCTACCCAACCGCGCCTCATTTTTCTGACGCCACAAGCGCCGGGGATGTGGAAGGCTGGCTTAAGGCTCTGGACCCGTCTCAGCCGATTTCGCTTTATGTCCATGTGCCGTTTTGTCGGCGCCTGTGTTGGTTTTGCGCCTGTCGCACGCAAGGCACAACCACGGCGGGCCCTGTGGCCGCCTATGTCGAGACACTGAAAGCCGAATTGGCCCTGTTGAAAGCGCGCCTTCCAGATGGGATTAAAATCGGCCATTTGCATTGGGGCGGTGGAACGCCAACGCTGCTTGAGGCCGGTATGATCGCTGATTTGTCAGCCGCGATCCGTGATGTGGCGCCTTTTGCCGAACGGTACGAATTTTCTGTCGAGGTTGATCCCAACGAGGTCGATGACGCGCGTTTGGACGCGCTGGCAGCGGCGGGGATGAATCGCGCCTCAATCGGAGTACAGGATTTCGATCCCGCCATTCAGGAAACCATTGGCCGCATTCAGTCCTATGAGACCACGAAAGCCGCCGTTGATGGCCTTCGGGCCCGCGGGATCACTTCGCTCAATGCCGATATTTTGTACGGCCTGCCCGGACAGACCCCGGAAAAAATCGCCGAAAGCGTGCAAAAGCTCCTGACCCTCTCGCCGGACCGGGTTGCCTTGTTTGGCTACGCCCATGTGCCTTGGATGGCGCGGCGGCAAAACATGATCCCAACCGATGAATTGCCCCGGCCCGAAGAACGTCTGGACCTGTTCAACGTGGCGCGGGACTTGTTCGTTTGGGATGATTACGTCGAGATTGGCATCGACCATTTCGCCAAGAAAGGCGACGGTCTTGAGGTCGCGTTGCGCACTGGAACATTGCGCCGCAACTTCCAAGGCTACACCGACGACAAATGCCCGACCATGGTCGGCGTGGGAGCCTCTTCGATTGCGAAATACCCACAAGGCTTTGCCCAAAACCATCCCGCCACATCAAAATATCAGGCCGATGTGCGCGCCGGGCGTTTGCCGATCGCCAAGGGCCATACCTTCAGCCCCGAAGACCATTTGCGCGGGCGGATCATCGAGGCTTTGATGTGCGATTTCCGGGTCGAAGTCGCGGAATTGATCCAAAACCATGGCCTGTCGCAGGCCGAATTTGAAGCCTTTGCCAAAGGCGTCAGTGACGCGTTTCCCGGCATGCTCGCGACCTCGTCGGAGCGCATTGTCATCCTTGACGTGGCCCGCCCGCTCACCCGGATGATCGCCCGCCATTTTGACGCCTATGACATGACACAGGCCAAACATTCCTCCGCCGTCTGA
- the fnrL gene encoding transcriptional regulator FnrL, whose product MSDIVFDNKECGSCPIRHRAVCARCETDELEELDSIKYYRSYEAGQPIVWSGDRMDFVASVVTGVASLSQAMEDGRTQMVGLLLPSDFLGRPGRDVAPYDVVAVSNLTLCCFRRKPFEALMTRTPHIAQRLLEMTLDELDAAREWMLILGRKTAREKIASLMAIIARRESSLALKSTGDGMMFELPLTREAMADYLGLTLETVSRQISALKREGIITLEGKRKVIIPDFDRLQIETGDDTDGGMMA is encoded by the coding sequence ATGAGTGACATTGTATTCGACAACAAAGAGTGCGGGTCCTGTCCGATCCGTCACCGGGCTGTCTGTGCTCGGTGCGAGACGGACGAGCTCGAAGAACTCGATTCCATCAAATATTATCGTTCCTATGAGGCGGGCCAACCGATTGTCTGGTCTGGGGATCGCATGGATTTTGTGGCCTCTGTGGTCACGGGCGTGGCCTCGTTGAGCCAAGCCATGGAAGACGGACGCACCCAGATGGTGGGGCTGTTGTTGCCCTCCGATTTTCTTGGGCGTCCGGGCCGAGATGTCGCCCCATATGATGTGGTTGCCGTCTCCAACCTCACGCTGTGTTGTTTCCGGCGCAAACCTTTTGAAGCGCTGATGACGCGCACGCCGCATATCGCGCAGCGGCTTTTGGAGATGACGCTGGACGAACTTGATGCGGCGCGCGAGTGGATGCTGATTCTTGGTCGCAAGACGGCGCGGGAGAAAATTGCCTCGCTGATGGCGATCATCGCTCGGCGCGAATCCTCGCTGGCGCTTAAAAGTACGGGCGACGGTATGATGTTTGAATTGCCGCTGACCCGCGAAGCGATGGCGGATTACCTTGGACTGACGCTTGAAACCGTGTCTCGGCAGATTTCGGCGCTTAAACGTGAGGGAATCATCACGCTGGAAGGCAAACGCAAAGTGATCATCCCGGATTTCGATCGGTTACAGATCGAAACGGGGGACGACACCGATGGCGGGATGATGGCCTAA
- a CDS encoding universal stress protein → MPFKTITTIICNMDADRHALEAATALARREDGHLDVICLGLDRTQPGFYYAGTNAMALQDNLQQAQTESREIEAQVTDFMKTQEISWMTNPLTAQMAGLTPQLAHFLRFSDVVVLPRPYGPGRSHEHEEILEAALFSGHVPVLVVPDTADVPQNIERVVVAWNESAEALGAVRSALPILQKADIVDITIIDPPQHGPDRSDPGGSLCQMLVRHGVRAEVSVLAKTMPRVSDVLCRQLRDKDADLLVMGAYGHSRFRESILGGATRHMLELADIPVLMSH, encoded by the coding sequence ATGCCTTTTAAAACTATTACAACCATCATTTGCAACATGGATGCGGATCGTCATGCCCTTGAGGCTGCAACCGCTCTGGCTCGCCGCGAAGACGGGCATCTTGACGTGATTTGTCTGGGCCTCGATCGCACGCAACCCGGCTTTTACTATGCTGGCACCAATGCGATGGCTTTGCAGGACAATCTACAACAGGCCCAAACGGAAAGCCGCGAGATTGAGGCTCAGGTCACGGACTTCATGAAAACCCAAGAGATTTCTTGGATGACCAACCCGCTGACTGCGCAAATGGCCGGTCTGACTCCACAGCTCGCACATTTCCTGCGTTTCTCTGATGTTGTCGTTCTGCCCCGCCCTTACGGTCCGGGCCGCAGCCACGAACACGAAGAAATCTTGGAAGCCGCGCTGTTCTCAGGCCATGTTCCGGTTCTCGTTGTCCCCGACACCGCCGATGTGCCGCAAAACATCGAACGCGTCGTCGTCGCGTGGAATGAGAGCGCCGAAGCCTTGGGCGCTGTGCGTTCCGCTCTGCCGATTCTGCAAAAAGCCGATATCGTGGACATCACCATCATCGACCCACCACAACACGGTCCTGATCGTTCTGATCCGGGTGGCTCGCTGTGTCAAATGTTGGTGCGTCACGGCGTGCGCGCCGAAGTGTCGGTTTTGGCCAAAACCATGCCGCGTGTCTCTGACGTGCTCTGCCGTCAACTGCGAGACAAGGACGCCGATCTCTTGGTGATGGGGGCTTATGGCCATTCCCGCTTCCGCGAATCGATCTTGGGGGGTGCAACCCGCCACATGTTGGAATTGGCGGATATCCCGGTGTTGATGTCGCACTGA